The Medicago truncatula cultivar Jemalong A17 chromosome 4, MtrunA17r5.0-ANR, whole genome shotgun sequence genome includes a region encoding these proteins:
- the LOC11438815 gene encoding UDP-glycosyltransferase 79B30 produces the protein MDSSSPLHIAMYPWFAMGHQTPFLHLANKLAKKGHKITFFTPKSAQSKLEPFNLYPQLITFITIKVPHVEGLPLNAETTADVPYPLHPHIMTAMDLTQPDIETHLTNLKPQIVFYDFTHWIPSLTKRLDIKAFHYCIISSIMIGYTLAPSRYSKGKDLTEFDLMQPPSGYPGSSIKLHSHEAKAFAAMRKNTYGSNVLFYDRQAIALNEADALGYKTCREIEGPYLDYIQKQFNKPVLTSGPVLPILENSNYVLDENWATWLGRFKTDSVVYCCFGSECVLKPNTFQELMLGLELTGMPFFAALKPPFGFETIEEALPEGFSERVEGRGVVYGGWVQQQLILEHPSVGCFITHCGSGSLSEALVNKCQLVLLPNVGDQILNARMMGNNLKVGVEVEKGEDGFYTKDNVCKAVSIVMNDEDEISKTVRSNHTKIREMLLNKDLESSYIDNFCMKLQEIVEGKN, from the coding sequence atgGATTCATCATCTCCTTTACACATAGCAATGTATCCATGGTTTGCAATGGGCCACCAAACTCCATTCCTTCATCTAGCAAACAAACTAGCAAAAAAAGGTCacaaaatcacttttttcacACCTAAATCAGCACAATCCAAATTAGAACCATTCAATCTCTACCCACAATTAATCACTTTTATCACCATCAAAGTTCCTCATGTTGAAGGTCTCCCTCTCAATGCAGAAACAACAGCTGATGTCCCTTATCCTTTACATCCACACATCATGACAGCCATGGACCTTACTCAACCTGACATTGAAACTCATCTCACAAATCTCAAACCTCAAATTGTTTTCTATGATTTCACTCATTGGATTCCATCTTTAACCAAACGTTTAGACATCAAAGCTTTTCATTATTGCATTATTAGTTCAATCATGATTGGTTACACTCTAGCACCATCTAGATATTCAAAGGGAAAAGATTTAACCGAATTTGATCTAATGCAACCTCCTTCTGGTTACCCTGGTTCATCTATCAAGCTTCATAGTCATGAAGCAAAAGCTTTCGCTGCTATGAGGAAAAACACTTATGGTAGCAATGTACTTTTCTATGATCGACAAGCCATTGCTTTAAATGAAGCTGATGCATTAGGATACAAAACATGCAGAGAAATTGAAGGACCTTATCTTGATTACATACAGAAACAGTTTAACAAACCGGTTCTTACTTCAGGACCAGTTTTACCGATACTTGAAAACTCAAATTATGTTTTGGATGAAAATTGGGCTACTTGGCTTGGTAGATTCAAAACGGATTCAGTTGTTTATTGTTGTTTTGGAAGTGAATGTGTTTTAAAGCCAAATACATTTCAAGAACTGATGCTTGGTCTTGAGTTGACTGGTATGCCATTTTTTGCAGCTTTGAAACCTCCTTTTGGTTTCGAAACAATTGAAGAAGCATTGCCAGAAGGGTTTTCAGAAAGGGTTGAAGGAAGAGGTGTTGTTTATGGTGGTTGGGttcaacaacaattgatttTGGAACATCCTTCTGTGGGATGTTTCATTACACATTGTGGTTCAGGTTCTTTATCAGAGGCATTAGTGAATAAGTGTCAATTGGTTTTGTTGCCAAATGTTGGTGACCAGATATTGAATGCTAGGATGATGGGAAACAACTTGAAAGTTGGTGTGGAAGTTGAGAAAGGTGAAGATGGATTCTATACTAAGGATAATGTTTGCAAAGCTGTGAGCATTGTGATGAATGATGAGGATGAAATTAGTAAGACAGTAAGGTCTAATCATACTAAGATTAGAGAGATGTTGCTTAATAAAGATCTTGAGTCATCTTATATTGATAACTTCTGCATGAAGCTTCAAGAGATTGTTGAGGGAAAGAATTAA